The sequence below is a genomic window from Gossypium hirsutum isolate 1008001.06 chromosome A11, Gossypium_hirsutum_v2.1, whole genome shotgun sequence.
CTTATTCAAATATGAATATAAAGtatattcttttaattaattgGAAAATCTTTTCTGTGTGAGAAACATATTCATatccaatatattttttaaaattcaatagaTTCATTTTTGTTCTTGTTTAAAGTGAGCAAGATTTTCAACGATTATGTTTTCCGTGATATTAACAAAAAATTCTCTATTTGAAGTAAATTAATATACCAGTGATACAGATTATCCCAATGCAACAAAAATAATCTTGGTCTTTTATGTTTATCCCTTAGACCGATAAAAACATGAAAGTCTGCTCAAAGGATCGTGCAAGTGAAGGACCAGCAAAGATTATCAGGTTGAAATGGAAGCAGACACTTACATAATTATATGCTCGGattaattttgagaatttttagaggagtcaaaattaaattacaatttttacaatagtaaaaatataacttaactattttaataacttatatctttataaatttttaatgattgaatcaaatttttatcaatttttgggagattaaagtataatttcacctttactaatttaaaattttaaatattaaaaaaagtctaaaaatgtaaattttaaggAGATTATATGGTCGGATgaattttgagaattaaaattggaTAGAGATTATGTTAATATATAATTAGatgttttttttacatataatgtaatgtaaattatattatattattttaaatgaaattttttcaatttgttatttgcaaaatgtaaattaaaatagtAATCTAATTGTAATGTCAATAAAACCTTTTAAACTAGGCAGGTTCTTAGAGtttataattttaacaatttgacccttatttttttcttttcaacaatttaaccctcaaaattttattttgagtcaaattatgaattttttatagcAAATGTCCATTAAAccaataatttaatgatattaacGTGAGATGAATAATGAATTCATTTTAATTCAACATTAAACTTTTCAAGTATCATCTCATTTGGACCATCTTTTCCTCTAACTTGAATAGAGGATAGATTGAAGGAAATTCCATTTGATTGGTGCGCAATTTTCCTCTGACTTGATTAGAATGATATTATCAAATGTTCTGACTTGATTagaatgaaattatgaaatgttCACTGTCGTAACTATTTTTTGGAAAAACAGGaatcgacttagattttgaaaaatgaaaacgaaaaacgggagtcgccaccaatcttttttgatgaggtgtgatcggatcaccttaaattaatcattttaataaaagtcaagatttactaaaacgataatttttggtctacgaaaaatcAGAAAACGATTTCGGgaatcggttacgcacgaggaaggattagcaccctcgatacgcccaaaattggtacgtagttgattaattaatgtcttagtgtcgaagatttgaaaacttgaaagaatttaaaatacgatccctctttatattaacgctaaaaatgattaaataaattaaaacggaTGTTAAGGACTCTctcatctcgaagtaataaaatatcatgcccagtaagttaggacacgacacctcgaACTTTGAGactgagcttgccttttatttaaaattaatgtattttaactccttttaaaaaggatattcggttaatgagggtgaacgaggaaaattgaaacccagtaagttagggcacgtttcctcgaattcccGAACAccgaatattacctttatttgctaaaaatcttatttcgaggtaacagaatgtcatacccggtaagttagggcaccacaCCTCATATCTCCGAAAAAAAGCATTTTTAAAACTCGTATTGTggtttaaaagaatattccgttattttggttaaacgagaaaaatcgaaacccagtaagttagggcacgattttctcgaaatTCCAAATACGGAGTATTGCCTTTATAAAAGAAGTAATTTTGGGTTGGATAAAACATAAATTCGTAATAAAACGAGATAATAGAGAATGCATgagcaaataaaaaattttagtattgatggGCATAACATAAACACGAATGTGAACGATAGCAATGGTTAGAgcacaaataaatgaataaaaagaaaataacgaACAAGCTAGGAAATATTTGAAATTAGAAAGAActagtaataaataaacaatcattatgTAAAACCAACGAGTGATAGTATAGTAATGatgataacaatattaataatagtaataatacaaataataattttggaatgatgtatgaaagtgtatatatgtatgtgtatatataaataagtaaataatatataaagtgagtgaagaataaaaaaataaaataagtgtatttaaagagtaatggataaaaatataataataatacaatggcagtaataatgataataataaagtaataaatcataatgataatagtaataataatataagtaaaTACAGAGAGAATatgtataataacataataataccTATATAAAATTAACTAACCTAATAACAAGATGATAATGctagtaataataataagatggaaaacaataataatatattaataagaatgaaaacaatatatttataataacgataaataataatgaatgattataataataataataataataataatagcataaTAGTGTTAGAGATATACAATATATAGTATTAGAGGTAAATACATAACATATGcatattagaaataatcataatattaaaaaactattaataaactacataaatatacacataatatatatgcatgtattaaaaataataataatgtttaaaaaaataattattaataatttaaaatatatatatgcatgttaaaaaattagttgaagctaaaactaataataataataataactaataatgaatataatataaaataaaaataaagaaataatagtaataatacgaTTAATAATAGAGATagtaacaataatatatatatacatgaatagtaccaataataataatattattagaataattaattttaataataaagtaattaaaaaaaggaTCGAATCGAATTAAGAATAAAAGACTTGGggcgaaattgaaataaaaaaagaaaaggggacCTATTTCAACGTACACAAATAGTGGAGGGACCAAAAAACGAAATAAACCCCTCCACTCAAAACACGCAGCAGCATCGAGGACCAAATTAGAAAGTGCAACAAATTatagggccaatttaaaatacttaaaaaaacctgattgaaaatcataaaaaaatggaaGGACCAAACTGGGAGATATTCCATTAGATGTAAAACACGCGGATCTCCTTTTGGGTCGGGTCAGATTTCGGGTttggccccaaaacgacgtcgttttggggccttTTGAACCAATcctaaaacggtgccgtttagcACCCTTATATAAACCAGattttttaccaaaaaatcaTTTATCcctcccttttttaaaaaaaaaacttcagaCTCTCTCAACTCTCTCCAAAACTCCGGCCAAGGTCTGACCATCGGCGCCGTCGTGGACTGCCGATCACCGGCGCCGGAGATCGCCTCCTCCGGTGGCCGGAAATCGCCAAAATTTCTAGAGAGGATCCCTTTTTCGCGTAGAACTCTGATCTAGAGTTAGAAATACCGAAATCTCATCGGAAATCTTCGCAAGGAGGGGAAACCCTTCGGCTACTATCCTTCTGACGGCGGCACAACCGGTAAAAGACTCCTCCCTTTTCTTCTCTTTGTATTTTATACTTAGAATAgatttaaaacttcaaaaatgAAAAGGGGAAAATCGAAAATAGGGAAAGAAAATGTAAGATTcaccttttgtttttattttctcttctttattGCTCAATCCTTTTTTGTATTGATCTCAAATCTGTTTTTTTGAATATTGAAAAATCTCTCTTCTTTAAAATACAATTCGGTCCCCCTTGGTTTTTGATTCGGCTTTATATATATAGCCATTACATGTTCTTTTCTACTTCATgtcttttctctatttaatatTTGCAGGTAGTGGAGCAAGTGGGTGACTGACGTGACCGTGGCGGTGGAGCAGAGGCGGTGGATGGGGTGGGGAGCATGTGCTGACGGCTAGGGTTTCCTTAGCTTCTTCTTTGGTTGTGTGTGTGGGCATGGGTAGGTTTAGGGTTATTGGCTTAGTGggtttaggggttttgggcccaaaattgggcttgtacagctgcccctctttgcttgttgtcgtgtaacgagaacagagcaaaaacttaagaaagaccaattttgcccggtctcactATGTCTGGACTTGTTTAGCGCTCCTTTTCTCCAGGTAGTTTTATTCCAATCTTGTTGCTTCGCTTCGCTTcactgctctactgcaacttcaagaaggtaaggtttgttttgatctgctccactgcaactctaTGGAGCTAAGACATgtgacttcaatctactccactgaaACTTTAAGGAGATCTGTTGTGGCTTCGATCAACTCCACTGCTGTTTCAGGGAGACGACATTTGattttcagcctgttaccctactgcttagggggttaaggcttgtcATCATTGATCTGTTTCCTAACCGGTTAGGGatttagatctgtaaattcaACCAGTTACCCTACtgtttagggggttaaggcttgtcaatcttcgatctgctccactacggcttagggaaataagatctacaatttggtctgttaccctactgcttaggggtttaagatcTTATGAACATCAGCTTGTTACCCTACTTCTTAGGGAGTTAAAGCTCAtcgccttcgatctgtttccctactgttTAGGGCGATAATATCTATAAACttcagcttgttaccctactacttaggagGTTAAAGCTTGGTGGTttgaatctgcttcactgcattCGAGGAGGCAAGATTCGATGTAtttgatctactctactgcaacctcAGGAAAGCAAGATCTGGGAttttcagcctattaccctactgcttagaggGTTAAGGTCCACCTtctttgatctgtttccctactgcttagggtgataagatctaCAAATTTGGCTTGtcaccctactgcttagggggttaaagccttcaacctattaccctactgcttaggggtttaaggtctgtaaatttagtctgctccactgcgaTTTCAAGGAGATGAGACTTGCaacttcgatctgcttcgctgagACTTCAGGAAGACAGGATTCACTGgatttaatctgttccactacaacttcaaggagacgaaatttgtaattttcagcctattaccctacagcttagggggttaaggtctgtaaattcaacctgttaccctactgcttaggggtttaaggcttggtgaattcactgattctagggacatgacctgtagaatcagttccatgtatttatgcttatgccaaagAATTAGGATGCTATAATCAAAgtaaatcaaatgctcctaattagatgCATTATGAATGATCTATGAATGTATGGGTGCAACATGTTGTGAGTGTGAATCCCTTTTGTTGCCATTGctctttgttcatcaaggttctttcACTGAAATGGTACTctgtcttcttgttcagctcAAATTTGAATAGAAAACTCGAAGAGGTGGTCCCAATTTATACTCTTTCTTCTCATATGCTTCCAATCTTTGAGTTTGGtcagttctaaataatagtcctgttttaggtttctgtactatttagaaactttcagagtaatgtGCAGAACTCTTTTTGCAAGAATGgttttagtccattaatcatcatttcaatgcaaaatgcttgaaaatgattataacaatgaCAAAACTGAAATTTATCAGGAACAACATTTGAAGGGAATATATTAATCACAGCCAACAGACATTGCtggaatacaaaatgaataaaaggggataggtgccccagatatcgcagcgtgAGTTTCTCTGTACTGACTTCTTGAGGACTCCTTTTTTGcccaatatgtgtttaggggatctagagtactcttgcagatgccccaagatgtaacatcTCTCCTCCTTGTTAATTTAGGTACCATAAGACCAtcgcatgccccacctttgatcaaaatttgaatagccctttacgggttttcaaattcaaaatccctttggtctcaaggtactctttgcgagttttcaccctggcctctcctctttttttttaggAGAAGTATTTCTTAACCGAATCCGAATCCACGGGATTGGATAAGGTCTTGccatccatttcagccaatatcaaTGCTCTGCCAGAAACggctttcttcaccacataaggcccttcccaattcggcatccattttcctctgaagtctttttgtatgggcaggatcttttttagtactaggtctccctcgtggaactctctgggacgaacctttttgtcgtaagctcgcatcattcgcttttggtacatctgaccatggcgaatagctcgtagcctcttttcttcaatcaaattcaactgatcgtatcgggactggatctattctgcttcatccaactttaccTCTGACAAAACTCTAAGGgaagggatctcaacctcgataggtaaaactgcctccattccatagactaatgagaaaggcattgccccagtagaagttctgatagacgttcgataagcatagagggcgaacggtagcttctcatgccaatctttataagtttcTGTCATCTTTCCTacaatcttcttgatgttcttattggctgcttcgaccgcaccattcatcttcgggcGAAACGGTGACGAGTtttggtgtctgatcttgaactgactgcagacATCCGCTAtcatgctgttgttcaaattcaatgcgttgtcagatatgatcctttccggcattccatatcgacagacgatttcctttttcaagaacttgctaactgctgatttggtgacattggcatatgaagtggCCTCCACCCATTAGGTGaaataatcgatgaccacaaagatgaaacgatgcccatttgaagcttttggcgaaattggcccaatcacatccatgccccacattgagAAAGGCCATGGCGAAGTCATGACATGCAGAGGTGAGGGAGGCACATTAATCTTGTCTCCATTGATCTGGCACTTATGACATGTTTTGGCGTAGttaatacagtctccttccatggtggaccaataataaccgaacctcataatttgcctggccattgtaaaaccattagcgtgtgtcccGCAGACGCCCtcgtggacttcttccaagattttcttagcctcaatggcgtctacacatcttaatagtacctgatccttccttcttttgtataagatctccccatctaagacatagtcactggccGGTCTTCTCAACGTTCTCTTGTCGTTCTTAGTAGCTTGGCCGGGGTACTCACAATTCTTCACATATTGCAGGATatcatggtaccaagggtgatcatcaatttcttcttcttcttcgaggttgtaacaatgagccggaaCCTCGTAGATGCTCATTTGGATTGGTTTCATATCCTCTGGTTGGTTCACCTTAATCATAGAAGCTAAAGTTGCTAGGccgtcagccatctgattttcttctcgtAGGAGGTAGTAGAAGACAacatcatcaaactctttaattaactcaaggatcaacctccggtaattgatcaatttggggtctcttgtctcccattcacctttgagttgataaatcactagggcagaatctccatatacctctaacaCCTTGATTTTACGTTCTATGGTCGCACGtattcccatgatgcatgctttgtatgctgccatattgtttgtgcagtcaaaatccaatttactagtgaatggataatgatctccgttcggggataccaggactgccccgattccgttacccacagcatttgatgctccgtcaaagtttagcttccaagggTGGCCTTCTTGagggtcttcttcagtggttgctatgcacattagatcttcatttgggaaatcaaagttcagaaGCTCGTAGTCCTCTAGGGCTCTGCTGGCTaggaaatctgctatcgcactcccttttacggccctctggttcacatagactatatcgaactcagaaagtagaatttgccatcgggccattctcccattcaaggcagttgactccatcaagtatttcagaggATCCATTTTAGAGATCAGCCAggttgtatggtacaacatgtattgtctcagtcttcgggttgtccagatcaaagcacagcacaacttttcaatgaacgagtatctcgtctcacactcagtaaactttttactgaggtaatatatcgctctttctttccttcccgattcatcgtgttggccaagcacgcatcctatagaattttcaaataccgtcaaatacagtatcagtggcttatTTGGATTATGTGGTGTCAACACTGGGGCATTAGACAAATATTGCTTAACTTTGTCAAAAGTCTTCTGGTATTCCTCGTCCCAACCACCAaggttgtgtttcttaaggagacgaattatggggtcacatttctcggttagttgtgaaataaaccgagcgaataatttagtcttcctaggaatcctcgaacttccttctgagtacgtggtggaggtaactcttgtatagctttgactttatctgggtcaatctcaatcccttttccactgaccacgaatcctagcagttttcctgacCTGGCTCCGAAAGTACATTTTGCGGGATTGAGTTTCAActggaattttctcaacctcaaaaataattttctcaagacttgtacatgctcttcttcagtccgagatttggcgatcatgtcatcgacatagacttcaatttctttatgcatcatatcatgaaatagggttaccatggctctctgatatgttgctcccgcatttttcaatccgaacggcattactttatagcaaaaggttccccacatggtcacaaatgtggttttattcatgtctgcaggatgcatcttgatctgattgtaccccgagaaaccatccatgaaggagaagagTGAGTAACCTGCCGTGTTATCCACTAAGGTATCAATATGAGGCAACGGGAAATTATCCTTCAGGCTGGCTTTGTTTAAgtctctgtagtctacacacatccgtacctttccatcttttttagggacggggacgaggttggctacccattctgagtacttaactacttgtaagaaaccagcatcaaattgcttcttgacctcctcttttattttcaacagaacATCGGGccgcatccttcgaagcttttgctgaactggcttgtattcttctttgatggggagcttgtgtaccacaatgtcagtacttagcccaggcatatcctgatatgaccatgcaaagacatccttgaactcttggagtaactcaataaggtGCCGCTTTGTCTCTGTGGTGATGCAAGCTCCGATCTTTATTTCTCTCCTTTCTAGTTCATCTCCCAAGTTCATGACTTCTactgactctttgtgaggtaAAATCTggttctcatcttgttctaccattcttaacaaatcgGGGGATAAGTTACAATCTCTGTCATCTCCAAAATCCTCGgatccctctagacacatatcacgctcaaaaggagactctgaattagtagcAAGGTCACtcacatcattgatatctggagacctgttttAGGCATAAAGGAAGAtgcaaagaacaaaagaatctaagaacaaAGGTATGTacggtatgattatgaatgaaagaataaaagaatatttacacTGAATAAGACAAAaggatgcatttcattgaaataacgactTTGAACAtaggcctatttcacaaagaCACTTATTACTCATAGGCCTAGGGTAATAAGCGTGTTTTGGGCATTACTCTGTgttagttctaaagactacaggaatctcttccgcagtccaattattcaaGACACTTTCTGGctcataagggcgaatgcccgCCCCATTCTCTTCTCCAGTTCCTTCTTCGAACGTGGCATTAATGCTTAAGCTTTCCAACATTTCTTCAGCGGACTCTTTTCCCGTCGATCTTCCTTTGGCATAAATAGTTCCTCCCGACACGAATATTctggatatatggggaaaggttatTGGCTTCCATTTAACCTCTTCCCCGTTTAAACGCGCTCTTCTcctttcttgtttcttctctTGCTTCTCTTTCTTTTGTCTCGCATCTGGCTTGAATCCTAAGCCAAAGTGGTCCCGTTTGTCCGTGAGCATAGGTACTTTGACCCTTCCTTGTAGGCTTCTTCCAAGTCCTTTCCCTAGCAAGGTTCCCTTCCCAACCATCAGTTGTAGTCCCATTCTTGTGGTTTTGGAAAGTCTGGGTGTCGGGACTTTATTTCCTTCGATAACAAAGGTCGCATTTACAAATTCCAATGATCAAAAAGAACATTCTATGGCTTCATCATCTGTCCTCACATATGGTGCATTGCTGGTAAcagatgcaatgatgtcttcctcCGCATttatagtcaccaatcgaccctcgGTTATAAGTTTGagcttctgatgtaatgatgacggCACTGCCCCTGCCGAGTGGATCCATGGTCttcccaataggcaattgtaagaggGTTTGATGTCCATTACTAAGAAATCTACCTCGTACGTGCTAGGACCGATTTGAAGGGGTAATTCAATTCTCCCCATTACTTTCCTTTCAGTACCGTCAAACGCCCTTACTACattttggcatgtcttcatatgggaactatcCACGGGCAACCTATTCAGTGTGGATAGGGGTAAGACGTTTAGTGCTGATCCATTATCGATCAATACTCCCGGTAATGTGTATCCCTTACAACGCGTGGTAATGTGCAGGGCCTTTGTGGACCCCATACCTCCAAGTGGTATTTCGTTGtcgttaaagaaaataaaattgtcgGCGCTGATATTGTTGACCAGGCGGTCCAGTTTGTTGACAGAGATGACATGCACGACGTATGTCTCATTCAGCACTTTCATTAACGCGCTCCGATGCGTTTCTAAGCTCAAAAGTAAAGCTAGCACTGAAATGCGAGCCGGTTGCTTATGTAGCTATTCAACGACGCTATACccactttgttttaaaaattttaagaattctctAGCTTCATTCTCGGTTACAGACTTATTGACTGGCGATTCAAACCCGACCGTCTTTTCTTTCCTTTGCTCAACTGTTGGGACCTTTTCTTCGGCAATTTTGGTTCTTGTACCCTCGGGAACATAACATCTCCCACTGCGTGTAAAAAAACCTACATCTTGGTTTTCTTGTGAAGCACTGGCTGGGCTCTTCTTTCCCAGGATCGTCACATTGCAGCTATAATTCCACGGTACCCTTTTGCTATCTTTATAAGGGAAAGCAACGGGCTTTTGGATCACTACTTTTGGTGCAACTTGTGTCCCGTCTTCATTAGTTCTTAGGCGTGATATGATAACCAATGGGTGGTTGATTTTACAAGCATTCCTCGTCGACCCTTCTTCTGAAGCACACACGTCTGTTCCTTCTGGGTTCCTAACATACTCGAAGAATTctagctccttattatccattaACCCTTGTACTAGAACCCTGAATTCGCTGCATTTCTGAATCTCATGGTCCTCTTGATTATGGAACTCGCAATAACTCTTTGCTCTTTGGTGTCTGTCCCTTGAATTCTGTGTTACCAACCCTTTTTCCACTATTTTCTTCCATACTTCTTTTAGTGGAGTATTCACTTCTGCAACATTCATCTTAATTTCCTTCCCTGAACTCTCGATTATAGCATTTATACCCTTATCCCCATGATTAGGTAATGGGTTTCCTACACTAGGTGTATCATCAAATTTCACGATgcccatgttgatgagtctttcaaccagcTTCTTGAAAGTGgtgcagttttctatcgagtgccctgTGGCTCctgcatggtattcgcattgggcgtttgcgtcataccatttggggaatGGGGGTTGCATTGGCTTTAGGTAGAAGGGCGACACTACATGGGCATCGAATAAGCTCTGGTACAATTCCTTGTAGGACATTGGGATAGGCGTAAACTGGACTCTTTCAGTGTTAGGCCTTGGGTTGAAGTCTCGTCTTGAGAAGCCCTGATGGCTGGTAGTCACCACCTTTGGTTGGCTCATAGTGACTGGTTTATTATACATACTCGTGTTGTTCACATCATTCTCTTTCCTTCTCGGGGCTGATTTCTTAGCACTTTCCCCTGCTTCAATCCTTCCACATCTTATCGCGttctctatcatttctccagacattactatgtcCGAGAAGCTTTTAGTAGCGCTCCCTAGCATGTGGTTGATGAATGGAGCCTTCAGCGTATTGATAAAGAGCATGGTCATTTCTTTCTCCAGAAGAGGTGGTTGAACTTGCGTTGCTACCTCTCTCTATCTTTGGGCGTATTGCCTGAAACtctcattttgtttcttctccatgttctgtaACATGACTCTATCAGGAGCCATGTCTGTCACGTGACTATACTGCTTCATGAAAGCCTGTGTTAAATCCCTCCATGAACTGATCTGGttacgactcagttggttgtaccacctAGAAGCGGCCCCAACCAGACTTTCTTGGAAACAGTGGATCAATAGTTGGTCATTATTCACATAGCCtgccattcgtctgcagaacatagtgatgtgagcttcgggacagctagtcccgttgtatttctcaaattccagAGTTTTGAACTTGGGGGGAAGTACCAGGTCTGgaaccaaacttaattccttagcgtcgattccaccacgatagtcggtgttttccatttctttaaatttttcttccaaccatctACATTTTTCTTCAAGCTCTCTCGGGAGTTCTACCCTTGTCTTTTCTGCTTCTATTACTTCATCGAGATTGAGGACCACAGGGTTGGTTGGATTGTCCCCCGGATTAGAGCCCGAACCAGTCTGATAATTCATCTGTGCCGAGACATCGGCTTGAAATGGTTGAGGCCTGATTGTGACTGATGGCCTTCTTGGGTACACATCAGGTTGTGTTTGAATGTCTGCTGGGACAAACCCCGGAGGGTAGACGGGATCTTCGTTGTCATCTCTGGTATTGATCATggggcttttccctttttctaatccACCAGCCAATAGACGCGTTAATTGATCCATCATACTCCTTTGGGACTCCAGCATCTGGTCCCTTACATCTTGCTGGATTTTGGCCAGCTGTTCTTGCATACGTGTTTGTAGTTGATcctgcatctctttttgcatttgttccaatctctctaacctttgatccattgctctTGTTTTTCCTCTTGTACCGTAACGA
It includes:
- the LOC107954591 gene encoding uncharacterized protein, with product MTMLFINTLKAPFINHMLGSATKSFSDIVMSGEMIENAIRCGRIEAGESAKKSAPRRKENDVNNTSMYNKPVTMSQPKVVTTSHQGFSRRDFNPRPNTERVQFTPIPMSYKELYQSLFDAHVVSPFYLKPMQPPFPKWYDANAQCEYHAGATGHSIENCTTFKKLVERLINMGIVKFDDTPSVGNPLPNHGDKGINAIIESSGKEIKMNVAEVNTPLKEVWKKIVEKGLVTQNSRDRHQRAKSYCEFHNQEDHEIQKCSEFRVLVQGLMDNKELEFFEYVRNPEGTDVCASEEGSTRNACKINHPLVIISRLRTNEDGTQVAPKVVIQKPVAFPYKDSKRVPWNYSCNVTILGKKSPASASQENQDVGFFTRSGRCYVPEGTRTKIAEEKVPTVEQRKEKTVGFESPVNKSVTENEAREFLKFLKQSGYSVVE